The window CTGATTGTGTTGGCTGCGGTGTTGTTGGGGATTGCAAAAGATTATTGAGCGGCTATAGATTCGGCAGCCGGATATTGAATGCCGGATGTTTGCCATATCGTTTCAGACGGCCTGATGAGGGCGTAGTGGAATGAATAAAAAGTGCTGTGGTGTTGCTGTGCCTTGTATCACTTCTTTCTTCATTTCACTATATGTGTGGGGTTTTCGGTTCGCCGCCGTGTCAGCTTACTTTTGTGAATGGGTATAAATAATAATGTTAATGTTTCAGGCCGTCTGAAAGATAATTTTCAGACGGCCTGATAACGTTTTTAACCGGTATTTTGGTGTTGGCTGTTATTCGCCCAAATCCAGCACGGCGGAAGTGTACACATCTTGCACATCGTCGAGATCTTCCAGCGCATCAATCAGCTTTTGCATTTTTTGCGCTTCTTCGCCGCTCAATTCGGTTTCGTTTTGCGCACGCATGGTGACATCGCCGTCTTCTGATTTGAAGCCGGCTGTTTCCAGAGCGGCTTTCACGTCTGCCCAATCATTGGGGGCGGTGATGACTTCCAGCGAGCCGTCATCTTGGGTGAGCACGTCTTCGGCACCGGCTTCGAGCGCGGCTTCCATCAGCGCATCCTCGTCAACGCCCGGTGCAAACAGCAGGTAGCCCTGATGCACGAAGTTAAACGCCACGCAGCCGTCGGTGCCGAGGTTGCCGCCGTTTTTGGTAAATGCATGGCGCACATCGGCCACAGTGCGGGTTTTGTTGTCGGTCAGGCAGTCGACCATCAGTGCGGCGCCGCCGATGCCGTAGCCTTCATAGCGCAGCTCGATATATTCCACGCCTTCAAGATTACCGGTGCCTTTGTCGATGGCGCGTTGGATGTTGTCTTTGGGCATGTTGTTTTCAAAGGCTTTATCCATTGCCAGGCGCAGGCGCGGGTTGGATGCGGGGTCGCCGCCGCCCATTTTGGCGGCAACGGTGATTTCTTTAATCAAACGGGTGAAAATCTTGCCGCGTTTGGCATCTTGTCGTTCTTTTTTGTGGCGGATATTCGCCCACTTGCTATGGCCTGCCATATTGATTCCTTGATGTAGGCCGTTTGAAACCGCAAACGGCGCTGATAAAATTTAAAGGCGGATTTTAACATGAAAAACCGGTGCTGAAAAAGTGGCGTTGCGGCCGTGGTGTGCAGCCGGGGCGGCCGGCGGCGGGCTTGGGGCGGTGGAAATATTTATCTGAAATCAAAGTTTGCGGCTTTTTTAATTCATATATAAATAAATCAAGGTATGATTCGGTTCGGATCAACAAGAGAGCGGTATATATGGAATCTATGCTGGCGGCAATCGTGGGTGCGGTCAATACGGTGTTGTGGGATTATCTGCTGATTTATGCACTCATCGGCATCGGCCTTTTCTTTACGGTATATTTGGGGGCACCGCAGCTCACCCAATTCGGCGCGGCGATGAAAACCGTATTCGGCGGTTTGTTTAAGAAAAAAGATGCTGCCGGTAAAGACCATAAATCGCTGTCGCAGTTTCAGGCGCTGGCGGTGGCGATTTCGGCACAAATCGGCACCGGCAATGTGGCCGGGGTGGCGACGGCGATTACGGCGGGCGGGCCGGGGGCAATTTTCTGGATGTGGCTTTCTGCGGTGCTCGGCATGTCGACGATTTTTTCTGAAGCGGTGTTGGCGCAGAAATACCGGGTGGTCAACCACGGCAAATATATCGGCGGCCCGGCGTTTTATATCACTCATGGCTTGGGCCCGAAAATCGGCCGTGCGCCTGCGCGCCTGCTGGCCGGTGTTTTTTCGGTGGCGATTATTTTGGCTTTGGGCTTTATCGGCAATGCCACACAGTCGAATTCAATCGCTTCTGCGGTAACGGTGGCGTTTGAAGTGCCGGCGTTGGCGGTGGGGCTGGTGTTGGCTGCGCTGGCCGGCCTGATTATTGTCGGCGGCGTCAACCGCATTGCACGGGTGGCGCAATTGGTGGTGCCGTTTATGGCGGTGGTTTATATTGTGTGTGCGGTGGTGATTCTGTTTCAATTTTCCGATCATATCGTGCCGATGATCGAGCATATTTTGGTGGCGGCGTTCGATCCGGCGGCGGTGGGCGGCGGTTTGGCCGGTATCGGTATGCGCGAAGCCATCCGCTTCGGCGTAGCGCGTGGTTTGTTTTCTAATGAGGCGGGTATGGGCTCGACACCGCATGCCCATGCCACAGCGCAAGTGGCGCATCCGGCACAGCAGGGCATGGCGGCTTTTGTGGGCGTGTTTATCGATACGATTTTGGTGTGCACGGCCACTGCGCTGATTATTCTGCTGACCGATGCCAATCTGCTCGGCCTCAAAGGCGCAGCGGTTACGCAGGAGGCGTTTCACATTGCGTTTGGCGGTTTCGGCCAAAAATTGCTGGCGGTGTGCCTAACTTTTTTTGCATTCACTACCATTATCGGCTGGTATTATTTTGGCGAATCGAATATCCGTTTTCTGTTTCACGGCAAAGGTTTGAGTGCTTACCGTGTGCTGGTGTTGGCGGCGATTGTGCTCGGCACGCTCGGCAAGGTGGATTTGGTGTGGAATTTGTCGGATATGTTTAACGGCTTTATGGTGATTCCGAACTTGATTGCGCTGTTTTTACTGCGTAAAGAAGTGCGCGCGATTTACGATGATTATCTGAATCAGGTGAAGTCGGACAAGCCTTTGCATTTTGATTATAAACAACATTTGTAAAGCTTGAGGCCGTCTGAAACTGGGTTTTCAGACGGCCTCAAGCTTTTATGGTTATAAAAATATTATTTCAGCATATTATCGCCATTCGGAAAACGGCAATATTCAAACCAAACCGAGCTTTTTCAGCAACGCATCGCTGCCCGCACGCACCAATTCGTAGGTTTCGTCGAAATTGTCGGTATACCACGGATCGGGCACGTGGGTGTAACCCAGCTCAGGCACCAGATCTGTAAGTTTGAAAATTTGCTCAGGGCGGTGGCCGAACAGGCGTTCCAGTTCGGCCAGATTGTCATCATCCATGGCAATCAGGTAGTTGAAATCAGTGCCGTCGCTTTTTTGCACTTTGCGGCTGGTAAACCCCCGGTTATCAATGCCTTGCCGTTTGAGTTTGTTTAATGTGCCGCGATGCATGTTCGCACCGTCATGCCAGCCGGAAGTGCCGGCGCTGGCAACTTCTATACGGTGCGCCACGCCCGCAGCTTCGGCCTGATGGCGCAACACATATTCAGCCATCGGCGAGCGGCAGATGTTGCCGAGGCAGACGAATAAAACCTTATATTGCGGCATCATGCGTTCCCCGCAAACAATGGGTTGCAGCCGGGCATTTTCACAGCGGCGGCGTAGTTTGGCAGCTCTTCCTGCTCCAAAATCGGGTCGTACAGCAGGCGGATATTTTCCACTTGGCATTCCACCATCAAATCCAAAAAGTTTTGCTGAACGACTTCAATCCGCTCCAGCGGCGATAGCGGCCAGGCAAACACTTGCGGCTCCAATTCAAACTGGCTGTCGGTGGCATTAAAACCAAACAAAAGGCTGCCGCCTTGCTGAGCTGCCATCACCACGCCCACACGCGGGCTTTGCAGGCGGATGGCGCGGATGGCATTGGCGGTGAACACGTCTAAAGCCATGCGCAGGCGCATATGGCTGCCTTCGGTAATGGCGTTTAGCAGGGTGGCGGGGGAGAGCGGGTTGGCAAACAGCGTCAGATTAGGTGTAGCAAGCGCCTGCTGCCAAACTTGCATCAACGGCAATGCAGCATCACGAAGATTCAGGTTTAAGGCCGTCTGAAGGGTTTTACTGCCATAGCCCAGCGCGAATACGACATGCACCGATTGCCCTTCCGGCACGGCCAAATCCGCTGACGGCAAAGCAGCGGCAAAAGCGGCAGCCGCTTCGGTATTTTGTTTGGCGGCAAACCATTGCCCCGCATTAACGGCAGCCAAATCTTCAGCGCGCACCAATTTGGGCAGCCAGGCGGCTTGAGCCAGCGGACGTAACGAAGGATAGTTGGCCAGGCAGGCGGCTAACTCTACCGAGGGTGCGTCAAGCGGCAGTGTGAGCGCTTGATTGCAGCCGGCTACCAATACCACCGGTAAGGCAAACCATTGCATTTCATCATCGGTTTTCGCCTGCAAAGTTTGTTCCAGCGCACCCAACAGGGCTTTGTAGGATTCAGCATTCGGTGCCATGCTCATGGCTACGGAAAGGCCGAGGTAATGGTTTTGCTGCAACATATTATAAATGGCGGCCTGCAATGATTCTTCGGCCAATTTGCGTTGCGCGCCCGAAGTAGGATGGGCGATTTGACCGGCATACAGCAGCAGCTCGTTTTTAACCGGGTCGGTGGGGTAGGGGCGGGTGTCGGGCAGGATATGCGGGGCATTCATCGGAGGGTCTTTTTATTGATGCAAACAAAAAGAATTATATCAATATTGGCGGATTTGATAAGGGGTTTGATGGTGTTGCAAAATAACATGAAAAAATGCTTGCGCAGATGTGAAAGTTTTGTTACGGTAAGGTCAAGTACACAGAAAAAGGAGTGTCGATGGATATATTGATTGCATTATTGCCCTTCGGTATTGCGTTGGCTGCTTCAGGTTATTTTAAACCTGTGTTGTACACCCAAAATATGGTGACTTTAGCGAAAGCGGCGTAACCGCTTGCCTAACTTGAAGCAGAGCCGGAATAATAAAAGATTTATGCTGACCCAGCCATGACAAATCAATGTGCTACAGCAATCGAACCGCCGCTTATGGCGTTTATCCGGCAACCAGATATAACTTCTGCAATCCGCTGCTTCCGATGCACTGAATGTGCGGAAAGCCTGCCCGAACCGTAATAATGCCCTAAGCTCCACTCGGAGTATCCCAAAATTTGAGTCAAAGTGAAGCAATATTTCATTTTAACCATAACGCCCCGCCCTAATACAGCGGGGCGTTTTTCATAACCTGTTTTGCTGAAAAAACGGCATCATACAAATAACGTTTCGCAGGATTTCCCGGTCAATTCGTTTGATGAGGGGGTTGCCAACGAGATATTTTTGCAATTCAGATATGCATACAGACTTTTATAGCTTGCAAGCTTGCCATGTCTTCAAAAATTTGTTAGTTTAAAAATGCATTACAACAACAAACAAGGAGTTTTTATGAAAAAACTGATTGCATTATTGCCCTTGAGTGTCGCGTTGGCAGCCTGCGGCTCATTAAAACCGAAAGATGTGCAAGCAGAAGTAGATTATGTTTGTGAAAACGGCGTGTCTATGCGTGTGGCGGAAGGCAACAACCGCATCAAACTGACCGCGCTGAACGTAACAGGCAACCCGAGCACAGTATTACAACAAGCGCCCGCAGGTGAGGGTGTACGTTACGCCAATAACGACGGTTTCTTCGGCCAACCCTCCGAATGGCGTGTGCAAAATGGTGAAACCGTGCTGACTTACAGCAGCAATGGCGAAAGTATCCAAACTAAATGTCAGATAAAATAAAACGTTGGAATACCTTGGTAAATAAAATCATAGGTATCGAATGAAAAAACGCCCCGTATTGTATGATGCGGGGCGTTTTGTATACCTATTTGAACATTGCCTAGGTCATGACCGCGGATATACCAAGTAAAAATCCGGCTCTAATTCGAAGACCGGATAATTAATAGAATGAGCGTGATTGCAATTAACAAAGCATTGGTTGGTGGTGCCTGGAGCCGGAATCGAACCGGCACGGGCTGTTTAGCCCCAACGGATTTTAAGTGTTAAACTATATTTGTCAACGTGAGCTCGGGATAAGCCAACACGTTTTCTATTCCCTAGCGGGCAAGCAAGCGACATTGATTTTTACCCCGGCTTAAACGGTATCAAGTAATTGAAAAATACCACCAATGCGATTGGCGCGATTCACGATAACCGGTTATTTTCGTTAGGTCTTTATAATTGCAGCATTGACAGTGCCGTTTTCCATCACTGGGTTGAAATGCTACTGTTGCCAGAGTTGCCCCGGCGCAGCGTTACCGTAATGGGTAATGCCAAATTTCATAAAAGGCAGGACATCCAAGACTTGATTGGAAAAGCGGGGCATACGATTCTTTGGCTGTCTCCATACGGCCCCAACCTAAATCCGATTGAGCAAACTTGGGCTTGGATTAAACAGAAACGGAAAGATTGGAGGGTGGATTGCCTGGATACGCTGTTTTTCTATTTCTTGTAGATTTATGGCAGATTTTAACTTCTCTGGCTGTGGCTTACTTTTGTGAATGGGTATCAGCCGAGTGATTTTTGTTATTTCAATACAAATTTTGCTAAAGCTTTAATCTGATTATCGGGCGATAGGCCGTCTGAAATATTTGCTCTGAATGGAGTTTGCACAGAAGCTTTATGGCCGCTCAAAAAAAACGGATGCCCGAAGGCATCCGTTTTTATTATCCAAAGCCTTATACCACGGCTTCTTCTTTTTTCTTTTGCGGTTTGGCCAGGTTGTCGCGGTTGAGGCCGAACATCAGCAGCAACGGGCTGGCCACCAGCACCGATGAATAAATACCGAACACGATGCCGATGGTCAGCGCCAATGAGAAACCGTGCAGCGCCGCACCGCCGAAAATCAGCATTGAGAGCACCATCGCTTCGGTTGAACCGTGGGTGATGATGGTTCGGCTCATGGTGGCGGTGATGGCATTGTCGATCACTTGCGGCACAGTTTTGTTGCGCATGGTCGGTTTACGGAAGTTTTCGCGGATACGGTCAAACACCACAACTGATTCGTTAACCGAATAGCCCAACACCGCCAGCACCCCGGCCAATACCGTGAGTGAAAATTCCCATTGAAACAGCGCAAAGCAGCCGATAATAATCACCACGTCATGCATGTTGGCGATAATGGCCGCCACGGCAAAGCGCCATTCGAAGCGCACCGATAGATAGATGATGATGCCCGCAATCACCATACCCAGCGCCAGCAAGCCGTTGGTTACCAGCTCTTCACCGACTTGCGGGCCGATAAATTCGACCTGGCGCAGGCTGACATCGGCATGGTTTTGTTTCAAGATGTTCATCACATCATTCGAAAGCTGCGCCGAGGTTGCTCCTTCTTTATTGGGCAGGCGGATCATAATATGGCGGTTGGTGCCCAGTGCCTGCACCTGCACATCGCCGATGTTCAGCGAATCGAGGTTGTTGCGCACGGTATTGACGTCAACGCCTTGCTCGTATTGCACTTCCATCACCGTGCCGCCGGTGAATTCCACTGAGTAATTCAGCCCTTTGGTGGTTAAGAAAAATACGGCGGCAATAAAGGTAATCAATGAGATAAACGTGGTGAGCTTACCATAGCTCATAAACGGAATATCGCGTTTGATTTTAAAGAATTCCATGTTGCTTACTCCTTGCCGGCGGTTGCGGTTTCAGGTTTCCACACCGAGCCGATGGATATTTTTTTCAGTTGGCGTCGGCGGCCGTACCACAGATTGGCCAGCGCGCGGGATACCACAACAGATGAATACATTGAGGTCAGAATGCCCAAGCAATGCACCACGGCAAAGCCGCGCACGGGGCCGGAGCCGAAAATCAGCAGGGCAATACCGGCAATCAGCGAGGTAATGTTGGAATCAACAATGGTGGCCCAAGCATGCTGGTAGCCCAAGTTGATGGCGGTTTGGGGCGGCACGCCTGCGCGCAGCTCTTCACGGATACGCTCGTTAATCAACACGTTGGAGTCAATGGCCATACCCAGCGTCAGCGCCAGCGCAGCAATGCCGGGTAGTGTGAGTGTGGCTTGGAGTGCTGATAAAATAGCAATCAGAAACAGCAGGTTGGCAGAAAGCGCCACCACCGAGAAAAGGCCGAATACGCGGTAGTAAACCACCATAAACAGCGCCACGGCAGCAAAACCCCACAAGGTAGAATTAAAGCCTTTTTCAATATTTTCCTGCCCCAGAGAAGGGCCGATGGTGCGCTCTTCCACAATCTGCATCGGCGCGGCCAGCGAGCCTGCACGCAGCAGCAGCGAGGTATCGTTGGCTTCGGCGCTGCTCATGCTGCCGGAAATCTGTACGCGGCCGCCGGTGATGGCAGAACGGATAACAGGAGCGGTGACTACTTCGGCCTTGCCTTGATCGATTAACACCATGGCCATGCGTTTGCCCACGTTGCGTGCGGTCAGATCGGCAAAGATATTGCCGCCGGTGCTGTCGAGATTGATGCTGACGGCAGGGGCGTTCATTTCATCGAAGCTCGGTTGGGCATCATTGATGTTGTCGCCGGTCAGCTCTACTTGGGTGCTGACCAAGGTCGGTTGCGGATGTTCACCGGCACTGTAGAGCAGTTCGTAACCCGCAGGTACATTGCCGGCCAAGGCTGCCTGAACCTGCGCCGGGTCATCCGACACCATGCGCACTTCCAGCGTGGCTGTGCGCCCGATAATGTCTTTGGCTTTGGCTGTGTCTTGCACGCCGGGCAGCTGCACCACAATGCGGTCTGCGCCTGCCTGCTGGATCACGGGCTCGGCCACACCCAGCTCGTTTACGCGGTTGTGCAGGGTGTTGATGTTTTGTTTGACCGAGTCTTCACGCACTTTATTGATCACATCTTGCGACAGGCTCAGCGTGAGGTTGTTGCCCTCGGGCGTGAAGGTGGCTTCAGGAAAAAAACGTCTCAGCTCAGGCAAGGCTTTTTGCAAATCGGCGCTGTCTTGAAACGGCACAATCAGGCTGTTGCCGGTTTGGCGGATGGTGCCGGTGCGGATTTGCTGGCGGCGCAGCTCGCGGCGGATGTCGCCGGAATAGCGTTCGAAGGTTTTGTGCATGGCCGCATCCATATCGACCTGCATGGTAAAGTGCACGCCGCCGCGCAAGTCAAGGCCGAGAAACATCGGATTGGCTTTGATTTTGGCCATCCACTCGGGGCTGTCGGCCAAAAGGTTGAGTGCGGTGATGTAGCCCTCGCCCAAGGTATTTTCGATTACATCGCGGGCTTTGAGCTGTGTTTCGGCATCTTTGAAGCGCACTTTGAGCGAATTGTCGACGATAAACATGCCGTCGGTGGCAATATTGGCCGCTTGCAGAGCAGAAGCCACGCGGGCTTCGGTTTGATCGTTGATGACGATGGCTTGTCGGTTGGTGGATACCTGCACGGCCGGGGTTTCACCAAAGAGATTGGGCAGGGTGTAGATAATGCCCAAAATCAGGGTGGCGGCAATCAGCAGATATTTCCAAAGCGGATAGCGGTTCATGGTAAACCTTTATATTATAAAGACAAACAGCCGCAGCAGAGTGCGGCGGCTATTGCGGGGCATCAATCAGGCGGCTTTGCTGGCAACAGCGTTGCGCTCAACTTCTACGATCACGCCTTTGGCAATTTCGATATTGAAAAATTTCTCACCCACATTGGTGATGGTGCCGGCAAAGCCGGAAGCCAGAATCACACGGTCACCGCGTTTCAGCTCAGCCAACATGGCTTGATGGGCTTTGAATTTCTTTTGTTGCGGGCGCATAATCAGGAAATAGAAAACCACCAGAATCAGCGCCAGCGGCGCAAATTGCATCAGGGCGCTCGGAGCGGCAGCAGCATCGGCAGCGTAAGCAAAATCAATCATGTGTCAGTCCATTCTCTCTATAATGATAACAGTGAAAAACAGCGGGCAATTTGGATAGCCGCCCAAAGTGAGCTATTCTAAAGGGCGGGGCAGATTTTTCCAAGAAATTTCCGTATTATTAACCATATTTATCAGTATATTTTTTTAAGGCCGTCTGAAAATAATGCGGTACAATATAATAAATATACTTAATATTTCATGCATCAATAGCCTGCTTTAGGCAGGCCGGCCGCTTTGCATGAAAATTTTCGACCCGCACTTACGATAAAAGCAACTCAAGGGAGCAAGGTGTGAAAGCATGGTTACGGCGTCTGCTGGGCAAAAAAGCGCGCACGGCATGGATCAGCCATCCGATATTCCTACAACACGAGCCGGGCAACGGTCACCCCGAAGCAGCAGGGCGCATTACCGCCATTGAAACAGAATTGCAACAACAAAGCATCTGGCCGCGGCTCAGGGGCGTGCAGGCGGAAGAAGCTAGCGACAAACAGCTGGCTTTAGTGCATGCCAGCCGTTATCTGAATTTTCTCGAATCAATGCGGCCGCAGCCGGGAAAAATCTACCGGCTTGATGACGATACCGTGATGAGCCATGATTCGCTAACCATCGCCCGCTACGGCGCCGGCGCCGTGATTAAGGCAGTCGACAGAGTGATGGCCGAAAAATCCCACAACGCCTTTTGTGCCGTGCGCCCACCCGGACACCATGCCCAAAGTGATAAAGCCGGCGGCTTCTGCTTGATTAACAACGTGGCGGTGGGCGCCATGCACGCCGTGGCCGCCCACCGCCTGCAACGCATCGCCATCATCGATTTTGATGTACACCACGGCAACGGCACCGAAGAAGTTTTCAAAGACGACCCGCGTATTTTATTTTTAAACAGCTGCGAAAACGATCTTTACCCCTTTCCCGGCGATATACCGGCCGGGAAAAATCCGAATATGGTCAACCTGCCGTTTTCACCGCATACCGGCAGCATCGAATTCCGCGAGCAGGTGCGCCGGCAATGGCTGCCGCGCTTGAGCCGGTTTAAACCCGAGCTGGTATTACTTTCCGCAGGCTTCGATGCCCACCGCGACGACGAAATCGGCCGCCTGAGCCTGCACGAAGCCGACTACGCTTGGCTTACCCACAAAATTATGCAGGCCGCCGGCGAATGCCCGGGCCGCATCATTTCCGTGCTTGAAGGCGGCTATCAGCTTGACAGCCTCGCCAAAAGCACCGCTGCCCATTTATATGTGCTCACCGGTATGGGCAAACCGCCGTGCGCAGTAGAATATGATGCTTATCTGAAAACACTTAAGCCATAAAACCCGAGGCCGTCTGAAAGCTTTCAGACGGCCTCAGCATTGCATTGAAGAAAAACGTATTTTTTTGTACAATCACGCATCTTTTTCACAGGCAGGCTGCTTTGGGGCAATCTGCCTGAAATCATTATTTTAAGAGCCATTTATGCCGAATATTCCCGAACAGGTGCGCCACCGCCGCACTTTTGCCATTATTTCCCACCCCGATGCGGGTAAGACTACGCTTACGGAAAAGCTGCTGCTGTTTTCGGGTGCGATTCAGAGTGCGGGCACGGTGAAGGGTAAGAAAACGGGCAAATTTGCCACTTCCGACTGGATGGAAATCGAGAAGCAGCGCGGTATTTCGGTAGCTTCTTCGGTGATGCAGTTTGAGTATCGCGACCACACGGTCAACCTGCTCGACACGCCGGGCCACCAAGATTTTTCGGAAGA of the Uruburuella testudinis genome contains:
- a CDS encoding YebC/PmpR family DNA-binding transcriptional regulator gives rise to the protein MAGHSKWANIRHKKERQDAKRGKIFTRLIKEITVAAKMGGGDPASNPRLRLAMDKAFENNMPKDNIQRAIDKGTGNLEGVEYIELRYEGYGIGGAALMVDCLTDNKTRTVADVRHAFTKNGGNLGTDGCVAFNFVHQGYLLFAPGVDEDALMEAALEAGAEDVLTQDDGSLEVITAPNDWADVKAALETAGFKSEDGDVTMRAQNETELSGEEAQKMQKLIDALEDLDDVQDVYTSAVLDLGE
- a CDS encoding alanine/glycine:cation symporter family protein, whose protein sequence is MESMLAAIVGAVNTVLWDYLLIYALIGIGLFFTVYLGAPQLTQFGAAMKTVFGGLFKKKDAAGKDHKSLSQFQALAVAISAQIGTGNVAGVATAITAGGPGAIFWMWLSAVLGMSTIFSEAVLAQKYRVVNHGKYIGGPAFYITHGLGPKIGRAPARLLAGVFSVAIILALGFIGNATQSNSIASAVTVAFEVPALAVGLVLAALAGLIIVGGVNRIARVAQLVVPFMAVVYIVCAVVILFQFSDHIVPMIEHILVAAFDPAAVGGGLAGIGMREAIRFGVARGLFSNEAGMGSTPHAHATAQVAHPAQQGMAAFVGVFIDTILVCTATALIILLTDANLLGLKGAAVTQEAFHIAFGGFGQKLLAVCLTFFAFTTIIGWYYFGESNIRFLFHGKGLSAYRVLVLAAIVLGTLGKVDLVWNLSDMFNGFMVIPNLIALFLLRKEVRAIYDDYLNQVKSDKPLHFDYKQHL
- a CDS encoding low molecular weight protein-tyrosine-phosphatase, whose product is MPQYKVLFVCLGNICRSPMAEYVLRHQAEAAGVAHRIEVASAGTSGWHDGANMHRGTLNKLKRQGIDNRGFTSRKVQKSDGTDFNYLIAMDDDNLAELERLFGHRPEQIFKLTDLVPELGYTHVPDPWYTDNFDETYELVRAGSDALLKKLGLV
- a CDS encoding conjugal transfer protein codes for the protein MNAPHILPDTRPYPTDPVKNELLLYAGQIAHPTSGAQRKLAEESLQAAIYNMLQQNHYLGLSVAMSMAPNAESYKALLGALEQTLQAKTDDEMQWFALPVVLVAGCNQALTLPLDAPSVELAACLANYPSLRPLAQAAWLPKLVRAEDLAAVNAGQWFAAKQNTEAAAAFAAALPSADLAVPEGQSVHVVFALGYGSKTLQTALNLNLRDAALPLMQVWQQALATPNLTLFANPLSPATLLNAITEGSHMRLRMALDVFTANAIRAIRLQSPRVGVVMAAQQGGSLLFGFNATDSQFELEPQVFAWPLSPLERIEVVQQNFLDLMVECQVENIRLLYDPILEQEELPNYAAAVKMPGCNPLFAGNA
- a CDS encoding MliC family protein, whose amino-acid sequence is MKKLIALLPLSVALAACGSLKPKDVQAEVDYVCENGVSMRVAEGNNRIKLTALNVTGNPSTVLQQAPAGEGVRYANNDGFFGQPSEWRVQNGETVLTYSSNGESIQTKCQIK
- a CDS encoding transposase → MKNTTNAIGAIHDNRLFSLGLYNCSIDSAVFHHWVEMLLLPELPRRSVTVMGNAKFHKRQDIQDLIGKAGHTILWLSPYGPNLNPIEQTWAWIKQKRKDWRVDCLDTLFFYFL
- the secF gene encoding protein translocase subunit SecF is translated as MEFFKIKRDIPFMSYGKLTTFISLITFIAAVFFLTTKGLNYSVEFTGGTVMEVQYEQGVDVNTVRNNLDSLNIGDVQVQALGTNRHIMIRLPNKEGATSAQLSNDVMNILKQNHADVSLRQVEFIGPQVGEELVTNGLLALGMVIAGIIIYLSVRFEWRFAVAAIIANMHDVVIIIGCFALFQWEFSLTVLAGVLAVLGYSVNESVVVFDRIRENFRKPTMRNKTVPQVIDNAITATMSRTIITHGSTEAMVLSMLIFGGAALHGFSLALTIGIVFGIYSSVLVASPLLLMFGLNRDNLAKPQKKKEEAVV
- the secD gene encoding protein translocase subunit SecD, with the translated sequence MNRYPLWKYLLIAATLILGIIYTLPNLFGETPAVQVSTNRQAIVINDQTEARVASALQAANIATDGMFIVDNSLKVRFKDAETQLKARDVIENTLGEGYITALNLLADSPEWMAKIKANPMFLGLDLRGGVHFTMQVDMDAAMHKTFERYSGDIRRELRRQQIRTGTIRQTGNSLIVPFQDSADLQKALPELRRFFPEATFTPEGNNLTLSLSQDVINKVREDSVKQNINTLHNRVNELGVAEPVIQQAGADRIVVQLPGVQDTAKAKDIIGRTATLEVRMVSDDPAQVQAALAGNVPAGYELLYSAGEHPQPTLVSTQVELTGDNINDAQPSFDEMNAPAVSINLDSTGGNIFADLTARNVGKRMAMVLIDQGKAEVVTAPVIRSAITGGRVQISGSMSSAEANDTSLLLRAGSLAAPMQIVEERTIGPSLGQENIEKGFNSTLWGFAAVALFMVVYYRVFGLFSVVALSANLLFLIAILSALQATLTLPGIAALALTLGMAIDSNVLINERIREELRAGVPPQTAINLGYQHAWATIVDSNITSLIAGIALLIFGSGPVRGFAVVHCLGILTSMYSSVVVSRALANLWYGRRRQLKKISIGSVWKPETATAGKE
- the yajC gene encoding preprotein translocase subunit YajC, translating into MIDFAYAADAAAAPSALMQFAPLALILVVFYFLIMRPQQKKFKAHQAMLAELKRGDRVILASGFAGTITNVGEKFFNIEIAKGVIVEVERNAVASKAA
- a CDS encoding histone deacetylase family protein → MKAWLRRLLGKKARTAWISHPIFLQHEPGNGHPEAAGRITAIETELQQQSIWPRLRGVQAEEASDKQLALVHASRYLNFLESMRPQPGKIYRLDDDTVMSHDSLTIARYGAGAVIKAVDRVMAEKSHNAFCAVRPPGHHAQSDKAGGFCLINNVAVGAMHAVAAHRLQRIAIIDFDVHHGNGTEEVFKDDPRILFLNSCENDLYPFPGDIPAGKNPNMVNLPFSPHTGSIEFREQVRRQWLPRLSRFKPELVLLSAGFDAHRDDEIGRLSLHEADYAWLTHKIMQAAGECPGRIISVLEGGYQLDSLAKSTAAHLYVLTGMGKPPCAVEYDAYLKTLKP